Proteins encoded by one window of Cyclobacteriaceae bacterium:
- the rpsU gene encoding 30S ribosomal protein S21, with the protein MLVVNIKENESIDKALKRFKKKFEKTGVLKELRSRTSFEKPSVRRRNEIIRAAYRERMKGQETA; encoded by the coding sequence ATGCTAGTAGTAAACATTAAAGAGAACGAATCAATTGACAAGGCCCTGAAGCGCTTCAAAAAGAAGTTTGAAAAAACGGGTGTTTTGAAGGAATTACGCTCCAGAACATCTTTTGAAAAGCCTTCTGTAAGACGTAGAAACGAAATTATTCGTGCCGCTTACCGCGAGCGCATGAAAGGCCAGGAGACTGCTTAA
- a CDS encoding tyrosine-type recombinase/integrase, with product MVETFLKYLQYEKRVSKHTLTAYQNDLDQFQAFIQEVFPDHSPETADYGIVRSWIIQLVDSGIKATSVNRKIASLKTFYKFLMRQEVIKKNPMTKIRVLKIQKRLPSFVKEAEMINLLNAVEFEDTLDGWRDRLILELFYSTGIRLSELITLKEVQVDATHNTIKVLGKRNKERLIPFPKSIVSIYKNYLKIRNKEVDMKSHGYVFVTDPGDPCYPMMVYRIVKRYLKENTNTEKKSPHVLRHTYATHLLNKGAEINAVKDLLGHSSLAATQVYTHNSMEKIKKAYDQAHPKA from the coding sequence ATGGTTGAAACGTTTTTAAAATACCTCCAATACGAAAAACGCGTGAGCAAACATACGCTCACGGCCTACCAAAACGACCTGGACCAGTTTCAAGCATTTATTCAGGAAGTGTTCCCGGATCATTCACCCGAAACTGCCGACTATGGCATTGTACGTTCCTGGATTATTCAGCTAGTTGATAGCGGAATTAAAGCAACTTCCGTAAACCGAAAAATTGCCAGCCTGAAAACCTTCTATAAGTTTCTGATGCGTCAGGAGGTCATCAAAAAAAATCCGATGACCAAAATACGGGTGCTGAAAATACAAAAACGCCTACCCTCCTTTGTGAAGGAGGCAGAAATGATAAACCTGCTGAATGCGGTTGAGTTTGAAGATACGCTTGACGGCTGGCGCGATAGACTTATTCTGGAATTGTTTTACTCTACCGGCATTCGTTTGTCAGAACTGATCACGCTAAAAGAAGTTCAGGTAGATGCAACCCATAATACCATTAAAGTTTTAGGAAAAAGAAACAAAGAAAGACTAATCCCTTTTCCCAAAAGTATCGTTTCTATCTATAAGAACTATCTCAAGATTCGGAACAAGGAAGTGGATATGAAAAGTCATGGGTATGTTTTTGTTACGGATCCTGGTGATCCGTGTTACCCGATGATGGTGTATAGAATTGTGAAGCGTTACCTGAAGGAAAATACCAATACCGAAAAGAAAAGTCCGCATGTTTTGCGACACACGTACGCGACACACCTGTTAAACAAAGGTGCGGAGATCAATGCCGTAAAAGACTTGCTTGGCCACAGCAGTTTGGCCGCTACGCAGGTGTATACACACAACTCCATGGAAAAAATTAAAAAGGCCTATGATCAGGCCCATCCGAAAGCTTAA
- a CDS encoding acyl-CoA dehydrogenase yields MEVMTDSLSISFTESENQQMIAQMVRDFGSREIKPFMMDWDESQEFPIEMFKKMGSLGLMGVLVPEQYGGAGFGYLEYVTAIAELSKIDGSIGLSMAAHNSLCTNHILQFGTEEQKQKYLPKLATAEWIGAWGLTEPNTGSDAGNMRTVAVKDGDYYVINGAKNFITHGKSGNVAVVIVRTGEVGDSRGMTAFVIEKGTPGFSAGKKENKLGMRASETAELIFSDCRIHKSQMLGQEGEGFIQAMKVLDGGRISIAALSLGIAQGAFEAALQYSKERHQFNKPISTFQGIAFKLADMATKVEAAKLLTYRAADMKNKGLNVNKESAMAKLYASEIAVEIANEGVQIFGGYGYTKDFPAEKYYRDAKLCTIGEGTSEIQKLVISRAILK; encoded by the coding sequence ATGGAAGTAATGACAGATAGCCTAAGCATTTCTTTTACAGAAAGTGAAAATCAACAAATGATCGCCCAAATGGTGCGCGATTTTGGTAGCCGCGAGATCAAGCCCTTCATGATGGATTGGGATGAATCGCAGGAATTCCCGATCGAAATGTTCAAAAAGATGGGATCGCTCGGTTTGATGGGTGTTTTGGTTCCCGAGCAATATGGCGGTGCAGGTTTTGGTTACCTTGAATATGTTACAGCAATTGCTGAGTTATCGAAGATTGATGGATCAATCGGACTCTCGATGGCTGCGCACAATTCCCTCTGCACGAACCATATTCTTCAATTCGGAACCGAGGAACAAAAGCAAAAATACTTACCCAAACTAGCCACAGCAGAATGGATTGGCGCGTGGGGCTTAACCGAGCCTAATACGGGCTCCGATGCAGGGAACATGCGCACCGTTGCTGTAAAGGATGGTGACTATTACGTGATCAATGGTGCTAAGAACTTCATTACGCATGGTAAATCTGGAAATGTAGCTGTGGTAATAGTGCGTACTGGTGAGGTTGGTGACTCACGAGGCATGACAGCTTTTGTTATCGAAAAAGGAACTCCGGGATTCTCGGCAGGAAAAAAAGAAAACAAGCTAGGTATGCGAGCCTCAGAAACCGCTGAATTGATTTTCTCCGATTGTCGTATCCATAAATCGCAAATGCTGGGGCAGGAGGGAGAAGGATTTATACAGGCTATGAAGGTATTGGATGGTGGAAGAATATCCATTGCCGCACTCAGCTTAGGTATTGCGCAAGGTGCCTTTGAAGCCGCCCTGCAATACTCCAAAGAAAGACATCAGTTCAACAAGCCAATCTCTACATTTCAAGGCATTGCCTTTAAGCTTGCCGATATGGCAACCAAGGTAGAAGCAGCAAAACTGTTAACCTACCGGGCGGCCGATATGAAAAACAAAGGGCTGAACGTGAACAAAGAATCGGCTATGGCCAAGTTGTATGCCTCCGAAATTGCCGTTGAAATAGCCAATGAAGGCGTACAGATTTTTGGCGGCTACGGCTACACCAAGGATTTCCCGGCCGAAAAGTATTACCGGGATGCCAAGCTTTGCACCATCGGAGAAGGCACCTCGGAAATCCAGAAACTAGTGATTTCAAGGGCTATTTTGAAGTGA
- the raiA gene encoding ribosome-associated translation inhibitor RaiA, producing MKLKVQSIHFDADRKLVDFIQKKVDKLETFFDRMVDGEVFLRLNNEGVENKTVEIKLNLPGNQLFATEKARSFEAATDQATEALKNQLKKFKTKVNNGRA from the coding sequence ATGAAACTGAAAGTGCAATCCATCCACTTTGATGCCGACCGCAAGCTTGTTGATTTTATTCAAAAGAAAGTTGACAAGCTCGAAACATTCTTTGACCGAATGGTGGATGGTGAGGTTTTCCTCAGGCTGAACAACGAAGGTGTTGAAAACAAAACCGTAGAAATCAAGCTCAACCTTCCGGGGAATCAACTCTTTGCCACAGAAAAGGCGCGCTCATTCGAGGCCGCTACCGATCAGGCAACGGAAGCACTGAAAAATCAATTGAAGAAGTTTAAAACTAAAGTGAACAACGGAAGAGCGTAA
- the metK gene encoding methionine adenosyltransferase yields the protein MPYLFTSESVSEGHPDKVADQISDALIDYFLAYDANSKVACETLVTTGQVVLAGEVKSEAYLDVQDIAREVIRKIGYTKSEYMFEANSCGILSAIHEQSPDINQGVERKKKEEQGAGDQGMMFGYATNETDNYMPLPLEIAHSLLRELAAIRREGKQMTYLRPDSKSQVTIEYDDNNQPVRIDAIVVSTQHDDFDKDGPMLKKIKEDVINILVPRVMKKLPKRVHKLFNSEIKYFINPTGKFVIGGPHGDTGLTGRKIIVDTYGGKGAHGGGAFSGKDPSKVDRSAAYATRHIAKNLVAAGVCDEVLVQVAYAIGVAKPVGLYVNTYGTSKVNVSDGEIAKRVEKIFDMRPYFIEQRFKLRTPIYAETAAYGHMGRETKVVEKVFNKGRKTEKRVKVELFPWEKLDYVEQVKKVFKLA from the coding sequence ATGCCGTATCTATTCACCTCAGAGTCTGTTTCTGAGGGCCACCCCGACAAAGTAGCTGACCAGATTTCTGATGCCCTTATTGATTACTTTTTAGCATACGATGCCAACTCGAAAGTTGCCTGCGAAACGTTGGTAACTACAGGTCAGGTGGTACTTGCCGGTGAAGTGAAGTCGGAGGCTTACCTGGATGTTCAGGACATTGCCCGTGAAGTTATTCGCAAGATCGGCTACACCAAAAGCGAGTACATGTTCGAAGCCAATTCATGCGGTATTCTTTCGGCTATTCACGAACAATCACCCGATATTAATCAAGGCGTTGAGCGTAAAAAGAAAGAAGAGCAAGGTGCTGGTGATCAAGGTATGATGTTCGGCTACGCTACTAACGAAACGGACAATTACATGCCGCTTCCATTGGAGATTGCACATTCCCTGTTACGTGAACTGGCTGCTATCCGCAGAGAAGGAAAACAGATGACCTACTTGCGTCCAGATTCAAAATCGCAGGTAACGATTGAATACGATGACAACAACCAGCCGGTACGCATTGATGCCATTGTGGTTTCCACTCAGCACGATGATTTCGATAAGGATGGTCCGATGTTGAAGAAGATCAAGGAAGATGTAATCAACATTTTGGTACCACGCGTAATGAAGAAATTACCGAAGCGTGTCCATAAGCTCTTCAACAGTGAGATTAAATACTTCATTAACCCTACGGGTAAGTTCGTGATCGGTGGCCCGCATGGCGATACGGGACTAACCGGAAGAAAAATTATTGTAGATACCTACGGAGGCAAAGGTGCACATGGTGGAGGCGCATTCTCAGGAAAAGATCCTTCCAAAGTGGACCGGTCAGCAGCTTACGCTACCCGACACATTGCCAAGAACCTGGTAGCAGCCGGTGTATGCGATGAAGTATTGGTACAAGTCGCGTATGCTATTGGCGTTGCGAAACCAGTTGGATTGTACGTAAATACATACGGTACCAGCAAGGTGAATGTAAGCGATGGAGAAATTGCAAAACGCGTGGAAAAGATTTTTGATATGCGTCCATATTTTATTGAGCAACGCTTTAAGTTGCGCACGCCTATTTATGCTGAAACTGCAGCATACGGACATATGGGTAGGGAAACAAAAGTGGTAGAGAAAGTTTTCAACAAAGGAAGAAAAACGGAAAAGCGCGTAAAGGTAGAATTGTTTCCTTGGGAAAAGCTGGACTATGTGGAACAGGTAAAGAAGGTATTTAAGTTAGCCTGA